From a single Lewinella sp. LCG006 genomic region:
- a CDS encoding phosphoribosylaminoimidazolesuccinocarboxamide synthase, giving the protein MPAQALSATHFELPGQTAFYKGKVRDVYTIEDLLVMVASDRISAFDHILPRAIPYKGQVLNQVAIHFLEATRDICPNWLISSPDPNVAIGHACDPYRVEMVIRGYLVGHAWREYSAGKRMLCGVALPEGMKENQPFPEPIITPATKAEEGHDEDISREEIIAQGIIEENDYLLLEKYTRALFQRGTEMAAKQGLILVDTKYEFGKKDGKIYLIDEIHTPDSSRYFYAEGYQERLDRGEKQKHLSKEFVREWLIENGFQGLDGQTMPEMPDAFVELVSNRYIELYEQVTGQAFQRADTDDIVERVEENILATL; this is encoded by the coding sequence ATGCCAGCACAAGCCCTTTCCGCTACTCACTTTGAACTTCCTGGCCAGACGGCCTTTTACAAAGGAAAAGTACGTGATGTTTATACCATCGAAGACTTACTTGTCATGGTCGCCTCTGATCGTATTTCTGCCTTCGATCACATTCTACCCCGAGCCATACCCTACAAAGGACAAGTACTCAACCAGGTGGCGATCCATTTCCTTGAAGCTACGCGCGATATTTGCCCCAATTGGCTCATTTCTTCTCCGGATCCCAACGTAGCTATTGGTCACGCTTGCGATCCGTATCGGGTTGAAATGGTCATCCGTGGCTACCTCGTAGGCCATGCCTGGCGCGAATACAGTGCGGGCAAAAGAATGCTTTGTGGCGTGGCCCTCCCAGAAGGGATGAAAGAGAACCAGCCTTTTCCTGAACCCATCATCACCCCGGCAACCAAAGCCGAGGAAGGGCACGACGAAGACATCAGCCGGGAGGAAATCATCGCTCAAGGTATTATTGAGGAAAATGATTACCTGCTACTCGAAAAATACACCCGTGCGCTCTTTCAGCGTGGCACTGAAATGGCGGCTAAGCAAGGGCTCATTCTGGTTGATACCAAGTACGAGTTTGGTAAAAAAGACGGAAAAATTTATCTCATCGATGAAATTCATACCCCCGATAGCTCCCGCTACTTTTATGCCGAAGGCTACCAGGAACGCCTAGATCGTGGTGAAAAGCAAAAGCACCTCTCCAAAGAATTCGTACGGGAATGGCTCATCGAAAATGGTTTCCAAGGCCTAGATGGCCAAACCATGCCTGAGATGCCTGATGCCTTCGTTGAGTTGGTTTCCAACCGCTACATCGAGCTTTACGAACAAGTTACGGGGCAAGCTTTTCAACGAGCTGATACCGACGATATCGTAGAGCGGGTAGAAGAAAATATCTTGGCAACGCTTTAA